The proteins below come from a single Ictalurus furcatus strain D&B chromosome 27, Billie_1.0, whole genome shotgun sequence genomic window:
- the LOC128603146 gene encoding NADH-ubiquinone oxidoreductase chain 4-like isoform X1, with protein sequence MERFEDQYEEMHRCNIYIIYKIFQKQSDGEMILERRSRGSFIPSILPSFVLHVGFPICFLFFFLSFNLLFCYFLFLYSLITSFLHSFVLHVGFSFLLSFFLCPPCWIFISPFFLPLSSMLVFHFSFLSSFVLHVGFSFLLSFFLCPPCWIFISPFFLPLSSMLVFHFSFLSSFVLHVGFSHRLSILHFFYLNFLYSLIYLFIYSFLPPSPRSPLSFSFFFSFLLSFPPSFLHLFLSVLLPSSPTFFLSFLPLPLFLSFLPSSPLSFFPSFLSFFPSFLPPPLSFFLSFLPSFLPHFLSFFLSFLPSFLPHFLFLFFLPFFPSFLPSSPLSFSFLSSFLSLLPSSPTFFLSFFFLPPHFLSFLLPFFPSFLPPHFLSFLLPFFPSFIPPHFLSFFLSFFLSFLPPLFLFFLPFLPSFLPHFLSFLPD encoded by the coding sequence ATGGAGCGGTTTGAGGATCAGTATGAAGAGATGCACCgctgtaatatttatatcatctataaaatatttcagaagCAGAGCGACGGGGAAATGATTCTTGAACGAAGATCCAGAGGTTCATTtattccttccatccttccttcctttgtcCTCCATGTTGGTTTTCCTATCTGCTTtctgttcttctttctttcctttaatttgcttttctgttattttcttttcctttattcattaattacttcattccttcattcatttgtcctccatgttggtttttcatttctcctttctttcttcctttgtcctccatgttggattttcatttctcctttctttcttcctttgtcctccatgttggtttttcatttctcctttctttcttcctttgtcctccatgttggattttcatttctcctttctttcttcctttgtcctccatgttggattttcatttctcctttctttcttcctttgtcctccatgttggtttttcatttctcctttctttcttcctttgtcCTCCATGTTGGATTTTCCCATCGCCTTTCTAtccttcatttcttttatttaaatttcctttattcactcatttatttattcatttattccttccttcctccctcccctcGCTCtccactttctttttctttctttttttctttcttactttctttccctccttccttcctacaCCTCTTCCTTTCtgtcctccttccttcctcccccactttctttctttccttccttcctcttccactttttctttccttccttccttcctcccccctttctttctttccttcttttctttctttctttccttccttccttcctcccccactttctttctttctttctttccttccttccttcctcccccactttctttctttctttctttccttccttccttccttcctcccccactttctttttcttttctttcttcctttctttccttccttccttccttcctccccactttctttttcttttctttcttcctttctttccttactTCCTTCCTCccccactttctttctttcttttttcttccttcctccccactttctttctttccttcttcctttctttccttccttccttcctccccactttctttctttccttcttcctttctttccttccttcattcctccccactttctttctttctttctttccttcttcctttccttccttccgcccctctttcttttctttcttcctttccttccttccttcctcccccactttctttctttccttcctgaTTAA
- the LOC128603146 gene encoding NADH-ubiquinone oxidoreductase chain 4-like isoform X2 — MILERRSRGSFIPSILPSFVLHVGFPICFLFFFLSFNLLFCYFLFLYSLITSFLHSFVLHVGFSFLLSFFLCPPCWIFISPFFLPLSSMLVFHFSFLSSFVLHVGFSFLLSFFLCPPCWIFISPFFLPLSSMLVFHFSFLSSFVLHVGFSHRLSILHFFYLNFLYSLIYLFIYSFLPPSPRSPLSFSFFFSFLLSFPPSFLHLFLSVLLPSSPTFFLSFLPLPLFLSFLPSSPLSFFPSFLSFFPSFLPPPLSFFLSFLPSFLPHFLSFFLSFLPSFLPHFLFLFFLPFFPSFLPSSPLSFSFLSSFLSLLPSSPTFFLSFFFLPPHFLSFLLPFFPSFLPPHFLSFLLPFFPSFIPPHFLSFFLSFFLSFLPPLFLFFLPFLPSFLPHFLSFLPD, encoded by the coding sequence ATGATTCTTGAACGAAGATCCAGAGGTTCATTtattccttccatccttccttcctttgtcCTCCATGTTGGTTTTCCTATCTGCTTtctgttcttctttctttcctttaatttgcttttctgttattttcttttcctttattcattaattacttcattccttcattcatttgtcctccatgttggtttttcatttctcctttctttcttcctttgtcctccatgttggattttcatttctcctttctttcttcctttgtcctccatgttggtttttcatttctcctttctttcttcctttgtcctccatgttggattttcatttctcctttctttcttcctttgtcctccatgttggattttcatttctcctttctttcttcctttgtcctccatgttggtttttcatttctcctttctttcttcctttgtcCTCCATGTTGGATTTTCCCATCGCCTTTCTAtccttcatttcttttatttaaatttcctttattcactcatttatttattcatttattccttccttcctccctcccctcGCTCtccactttctttttctttctttttttctttcttactttctttccctccttccttcctacaCCTCTTCCTTTCtgtcctccttccttcctcccccactttctttctttccttccttcctcttccactttttctttccttccttccttcctcccccctttctttctttccttcttttctttctttctttccttccttccttcctcccccactttctttctttctttctttccttccttccttcctcccccactttctttctttctttctttccttccttccttccttcctcccccactttctttttcttttctttcttcctttctttccttccttccttccttcctccccactttctttttcttttctttcttcctttctttccttactTCCTTCCTCccccactttctttctttcttttttcttccttcctccccactttctttctttccttcttcctttctttccttccttccttcctccccactttctttctttccttcttcctttctttccttccttcattcctccccactttctttctttctttctttccttcttcctttccttccttccgcccctctttcttttctttcttcctttccttccttccttcctcccccactttctttctttccttcctgaTTAA
- the LOC128603146 gene encoding NADH-ubiquinone oxidoreductase chain 2-like isoform X3, whose protein sequence is MLDFHFSFLSSFVLHVGFSFLLSFFLCPPCWIFISPFFLPLSSMLDFHFSFLSSFVLHVGFSFLLSFFLCPPCWIFPSPFYPSFLLFKFPLFTHLFIHLFLPSSLPSLSTFFFFLFFFLTFFPSFLPTPLPFCPPSFLPHFLSFLPSSSTFSFLPSFLPPFFLSFFSFFLSFLPSSPTFFLSFFPSFLPPPLSFFLSFLPSFLPPPLSFSFLSSFLSFLPSFLPTFFFFSFFLSFLTSFLPHFLSFFFLPSSPLSFFPSSFLSFLPSSPLSFFPSSFLSFLHSSPLSFFLSFLLPFLPSAPLSFLSSFPSFLPPPLSFFPS, encoded by the coding sequence atgttggattttcatttctcctttctttcttcctttgtcctccatgttggtttttcatttctcctttctttcttcctttgtcctccatgttggattttcatttctcctttctttcttcctttgtcctccatgttggattttcatttctcctttctttcttcctttgtcctccatgttggtttttcatttctcctttctttcttcctttgtcCTCCATGTTGGATTTTCCCATCGCCTTTCTAtccttcatttcttttatttaaatttcctttattcactcatttatttattcatttattccttccttcctccctcccctcGCTCtccactttctttttctttctttttttctttcttactttctttccctccttccttcctacaCCTCTTCCTTTCtgtcctccttccttcctcccccactttctttctttccttccttcctcttccactttttctttccttccttccttcctcccccctttctttctttccttcttttctttctttctttccttccttccttcctcccccactttctttctttctttctttccttccttccttcctcccccactttctttctttctttctttccttccttccttccttcctcccccactttctttttcttttctttcttcctttctttccttccttccttccttcctccccactttctttttcttttctttcttcctttctttccttactTCCTTCCTCccccactttctttctttcttttttcttccttcctccccactttctttctttccttcttcctttctttccttccttccttcctccccactttctttctttccttcttcctttctttccttccttcattcctccccactttctttctttctttctttccttcttcctttccttccttccgcccctctttcttttctttcttcctttccttccttccttcctcccccactttctttctttccttcctga